From a region of the Castanea sativa cultivar Marrone di Chiusa Pesio chromosome 10, ASM4071231v1 genome:
- the LOC142611695 gene encoding CDGSH iron-sulfur domain-containing protein NEET gives MASILSTVGATLSYNKPTMEGLKQSTRGGTHFKSLSFGGVSVKPRRVAVVVRAESQGINPEIRKSEDKVVDSVVVTELSKPLTAYCRCWRSGTFPLCDGSHVKHNKATGDNVGPLLLKKQ, from the exons ATGGCTTCGATTCTAAGCACGGTTGGTGCCACGTTGTCTTACAACAAACCAACCATGGAGGGCCTCAAGCAAAGCACAAGAGGAGGGACCCACTTCAAATCCTTGTCTTTCGGTGGTGTTAGTGTGAAGCCTAGGCGTGTGGCGGTGGTGGTGAGAGCGGAGAGTCAGGGTATAAACCCAGAGATAAGGAAGAGCGAAGACAAAGTGGTGGACTCTGTTGTGGTCACTGAGCTCTCTAAGCCACTCACTGCTTATTGCAg GTGTTGGAGGTCAGGGACTTTCCCTTTGTGTGATGGAAGCCATGTCAAACACAACAAAGCTACTGGGGACAATGTTGGACCACTGCTCTTGAAGAAGCAGTAA